The nucleotide window TGATCGGACGGTGCGGGTACGGGGTGCCGCGGCCGGGGACCAGCCACCACACCAGCAGCCCGGCCACCACGGCGACCACCGGCACCAGCCGCAGCAGGCGGCGCACGCCGGTTCCGCCAGGCCGAGGGAGCTTCGTCACAGCCGCCGATCCTGCCAGCCGCCGCCCGGCCGGGGAAGACGGCCGCGGCCCGGTGCGCCGCGCGGCCGGGCAGGGCGGCGAAAGCCCGGCGCGAGGGCCGCCCGGGACCACGTACCCTGGGTGACTGAGATGAGCGCGAAGACATATGAGGTGCGCACCTACGGGTGCCAGATGAACGTCCACGACTCCGAGCGCCTGGCGGGGCTGCTGGAGGACGCGGGATACGTGCGGGCGCCCGGCGGGGAGGACACCGCGGATGTCATCGTCTTCAACACCTGCGCGGTGCGGGAGAACGCCGACAACCGGCTCTACGGCAACCTCGGCCGGCTCGCCCCCAAGAAGGCCGCCCGGCCCGGCATGCAGATCGCGGTCGGCGGCTGCCTGGCGCAGAAGGACCGGGACACCATCGTCCGCAAGGCCCCCTGGGTCGACGTGGTCTTCGGCACCCACAACATCGGCCGGCTGCCGGTGCTGCTGGAGCGCGCCCGGATCGCCGAGGAGGCGCAGGTCGAGATCGCCGAGTCGCTGGAGGCGTTCCCCTCCACCCTGCCGACCCGGCGCGAGTCGGCGTACGCGGCCTGGGTCGCCATCTCGGTGGGGTGCAACAACACCTGCACCTTCTGCATCGTCCCCGCGCTGCGCGGCAAGGAGAAGGACCGGCGCCCCGGCGACATCCTCGCCGAGGTCGAGGCGCTGGTGGCGGACGGCGTCATCGAGGTCACGCTGCTCGGCCAGAACGTCAACGCCTACGGCTCGGACATCGGCGACCGCGAGGCCTTCAGCAAACTCCTGCGCGCCTGCGGGAACGTCGAGGGGCTGGAGCGCGTCCGCTTCACCTCGCCGCACCCGCGCGACTTCACCGACGACGTCATCGCCGCCATGGCCGAGACGCCCAACGTGATGCACCAGCTCCACATGCCGTTGCAGTCCGGTTCGGACGCCGTGCTGAAGTCGATGCGCCGTTCCTACCGGCAGGACCGCTACCTCGGCATCATCGAGAAGGTACGCGCCGCGATGCCGGACGCCGCCATCTCCACCGACATCATCGTCGGCTTCCCCGGCGAGACCGAGGCCGACTTCGAGCAGACCCTGCACGTGGTGCGGGAGGCCCGGTTCGCCCAGGCGTTCACCTTCCAGTACTCCAAGCGTCCGGGCACCCCGGCCGCCACGATGGACGGCCAGATCCCCAAGGAGGTCGTCCAGGAACGCTACGAGCGGCTGGTCGCCCTCCAGGAGGAGATCTCCTGGGCGGAGAACAAGAAGCAGGTCGGCCGCACGCTGGAGGTGCTGGTCGCCGAGGGCGAGGGACGCAAGGACGACGCCACGCACCGGCTGTCCGGCCGCGCCCCCGACAACCGCCTGGTCCACTTCGAGCGCCCCGCCGAACCGGTCCGTCCCGGCACTGCGTCCATTGGCGCCGGGCCCGCTCCGCGACCCGGCACTGCGTCCATTGGCGCCGGGCCCGCTCCGCGACCCGGCACTGCGTCCATTGGCGCCGGGCCCGCTCCGCGACCCGGCGACATCGTCACCGTCGAGGTCACCTACGCCGCCCCGCACCACCTGCTCGCCGAGAAGCCCGCCCTCGCGGTACGGCGCACCCGGGCCGGCGACGCCTGGGAACGCCGCACCGCCGCCGCCGAGCCGGCCAAGGGCGTCATGCTCGGCCTGCCGACGATCGGCGCCCCGAGGACGGAGCCGGCCTCGGCG belongs to Streptantibioticus cattleyicolor NRRL 8057 = DSM 46488 and includes:
- the miaB gene encoding tRNA (N6-isopentenyl adenosine(37)-C2)-methylthiotransferase MiaB, with amino-acid sequence MSAKTYEVRTYGCQMNVHDSERLAGLLEDAGYVRAPGGEDTADVIVFNTCAVRENADNRLYGNLGRLAPKKAARPGMQIAVGGCLAQKDRDTIVRKAPWVDVVFGTHNIGRLPVLLERARIAEEAQVEIAESLEAFPSTLPTRRESAYAAWVAISVGCNNTCTFCIVPALRGKEKDRRPGDILAEVEALVADGVIEVTLLGQNVNAYGSDIGDREAFSKLLRACGNVEGLERVRFTSPHPRDFTDDVIAAMAETPNVMHQLHMPLQSGSDAVLKSMRRSYRQDRYLGIIEKVRAAMPDAAISTDIIVGFPGETEADFEQTLHVVREARFAQAFTFQYSKRPGTPAATMDGQIPKEVVQERYERLVALQEEISWAENKKQVGRTLEVLVAEGEGRKDDATHRLSGRAPDNRLVHFERPAEPVRPGTASIGAGPAPRPGTASIGAGPAPRPGTASIGAGPAPRPGDIVTVEVTYAAPHHLLAEKPALAVRRTRAGDAWERRTAAAEPAKGVMLGLPTIGAPRTEPASAGGCGCD